A window of the Streptomyces albireticuli genome harbors these coding sequences:
- a CDS encoding DUF3073 domain-containing protein, whose amino-acid sequence MGRGRAKAKQTKVARQLKYNSGGTDLSRLANELGASPTKQPPNSEPLEKDDELEDDPYAQYADRYNDEDEDEQAPDHSSTYRRRA is encoded by the coding sequence ATGGGGCGCGGCCGGGCCAAGGCCAAGCAGACAAAGGTCGCCCGCCAGCTGAAGTACAACAGCGGCGGGACCGACCTCTCACGTCTGGCCAATGAGCTGGGCGCATCGCCGACGAAGCAGCCGCCGAACAGCGAGCCGCTCGAAAAGGACGATGAGCTGGAGGACGATCCGTACGCTCAGTACGCGGATCGTTACAACGATGAGGACGAGGACGAGCAAGCGCCCGACCACTCCTCGACATATCGTCGCCGCGCTTGA
- a CDS encoding Leu/Phe/Val dehydrogenase — translation MTDVRPTDEADGVLHTLFRSDQGGHEQVVLCQDRESGLKAVIALHSTALGPALGGTRFYPYASDEAAVLDALNLSRGMSYKNALAGLDHGGGKAVIIGNPDEIKTEQLLLAYGRFVASLGGRYVTACDVGTYVQDMDVVARENPWTTGRSPENGGAGDSSVLTAFGVFQGMRAAARTQWGEPTLRGRRVGVAGVGKVGHHLVEHLIEDGAEVVITDVRAEAVERIIARHPRVTAVTDADVLVRTPLDVYAPCALGGALDDDTVAALTATVVCGAANNQLAHPGVEKDLADRGILYAPDYVVNAGGVIQVADELHGFDFDRAKAKATKIFDTTLAIFDRAKADGIPPAAAADRLAEQRMAEARAGVLTG, via the coding sequence GTGACTGACGTACGTCCCACCGATGAAGCTGACGGCGTGCTGCACACATTGTTCCGGTCCGACCAGGGCGGTCATGAGCAGGTCGTGCTCTGCCAGGACCGGGAGAGCGGCCTCAAGGCCGTGATCGCCCTCCACTCCACCGCCCTGGGCCCCGCCCTCGGCGGCACCCGCTTCTACCCCTACGCCTCGGACGAGGCCGCGGTCCTGGACGCGCTCAACCTCTCCCGCGGCATGTCGTACAAGAACGCGCTGGCGGGGCTCGACCACGGCGGCGGCAAGGCTGTGATCATCGGGAACCCCGATGAGATCAAGACCGAACAACTGCTGCTGGCCTACGGACGGTTCGTCGCCTCCCTCGGCGGGCGCTACGTCACCGCGTGCGACGTCGGCACGTACGTGCAGGACATGGACGTGGTCGCCCGGGAGAACCCCTGGACCACCGGCCGCTCCCCCGAGAACGGCGGCGCGGGCGACTCCTCCGTCCTCACGGCCTTCGGGGTGTTCCAGGGCATGCGGGCCGCCGCGCGGACCCAATGGGGCGAGCCGACGCTGCGCGGGCGCCGGGTCGGCGTCGCGGGCGTCGGGAAGGTCGGCCACCACCTGGTCGAGCACCTGATCGAGGACGGCGCGGAGGTCGTGATCACCGACGTGCGCGCGGAGGCCGTCGAGCGGATCATCGCCCGGCACCCCCGGGTGACCGCCGTGACCGACGCCGATGTGCTCGTCCGCACGCCGCTCGACGTCTACGCCCCGTGCGCCCTCGGCGGCGCGCTGGACGACGACACCGTGGCGGCGCTCACCGCCACCGTGGTCTGCGGCGCGGCCAACAACCAGCTGGCCCACCCGGGCGTCGAGAAGGACCTCGCCGACCGCGGGATCCTCTACGCGCCGGACTACGTGGTGAACGCCGGCGGAGTGATCCAGGTGGCCGACGAGCTGCACGGTTTCGACTTCGATCGCGCCAAGGCCAAGGCGACCAAGATTTTCGACACGACGTTGGCCATATTCGATCGGGCGAAGGCGGACGGGATCCCTCCGGCCGCCGCCGCGGACCGGCTCGCCGAGCAGCGCATGGCGGAGGCGCGGGCCGGTGTGCTGACCGGCTGA
- the purM gene encoding phosphoribosylformylglycinamidine cyclo-ligase: MSETTGASYASAGVDIEAGDRAVDLMKEWVKKATRPEVVGGLGGFAGLFDASALKRYERPLLASATDGVGTKVDIARRMGVYDTIGHDLVGMVVDDLVVCGAEPLFMTDYICVGKVYPERVAAIVKGIAEGCVLAGCALVGGETAEHPGLLAADDFDVAGAGTGVVEADRVLGADRIREGDAVIAMASSGLHSNGYSLVRHVLFDRAGWELDREVPEFGRTLGEELLEPTKIYSLDCLALTRTADVHAFSHITGGGLANNLARVMPAGLHATVDRSTWTPGPVFDLVGRLGGVERPELEKTLNMGVGMIAVVPQESVDVALATFADRGVESWVAGEITERGDRAEAVTLTGDHHAG; encoded by the coding sequence ATGTCTGAGACCACTGGTGCCAGCTACGCAAGCGCGGGCGTCGACATCGAGGCGGGCGACCGCGCCGTGGACCTGATGAAGGAGTGGGTGAAGAAGGCCACCCGCCCCGAGGTCGTCGGCGGGCTCGGCGGCTTCGCCGGCCTCTTCGACGCCAGTGCCCTCAAGCGGTACGAGCGCCCCCTCCTGGCCTCCGCCACCGACGGCGTCGGCACGAAGGTGGACATCGCCCGCCGCATGGGCGTCTACGACACGATCGGCCACGACCTCGTCGGCATGGTCGTCGACGACCTGGTCGTCTGCGGTGCCGAGCCGCTCTTCATGACCGACTACATCTGCGTCGGCAAGGTCTACCCGGAGCGGGTGGCCGCGATCGTCAAGGGCATCGCCGAGGGCTGTGTCCTCGCGGGCTGCGCGCTGGTCGGCGGCGAGACCGCCGAGCACCCCGGGCTGCTCGCCGCGGACGACTTCGACGTGGCCGGCGCCGGTACGGGCGTCGTCGAGGCCGACCGGGTGCTGGGCGCGGACCGCATCCGCGAGGGCGACGCGGTCATCGCGATGGCCTCGTCCGGACTTCACTCGAACGGGTACTCGCTGGTCCGCCATGTGCTCTTCGACCGGGCCGGCTGGGAGCTGGACCGCGAGGTTCCGGAGTTCGGCCGGACGCTCGGCGAGGAGCTGCTGGAGCCCACCAAGATCTACTCGCTGGACTGCCTGGCGCTCACCCGGACGGCCGATGTGCACGCCTTCTCGCACATCACCGGCGGGGGACTGGCCAACAACCTGGCCCGGGTGATGCCGGCGGGCCTGCACGCGACGGTCGACCGGTCGACGTGGACGCCGGGCCCGGTCTTCGACCTGGTCGGCCGGCTGGGCGGGGTCGAGCGCCCGGAGCTGGAGAAGACGCTCAACATGGGCGTCGGCATGATCGCGGTCGTACCGCAGGAGTCCGTGGACGTGGCCCTGGCGACCTTCGCGGACCGGGGCGTGGAGTCCTGGGTCGCGGGCGAGATCACCGAGCGCGGCGACCGCGCCGAGGCCGTGACGCTGACGGGTGACCACCACGCCGGCTGA
- the purF gene encoding amidophosphoribosyltransferase: MPRGDGRLNHDLLPGEKGPQDACGVFGVWAPGEEVAKLTYFGLYALQHRGQESAGIAVSNGSQILVFKDMGLVSQVFDETSLGSLQGHIAVGHARYSTTGASVWENAQPTFRATANGSIALGHNGNLVNTAQLAEMVAALPRENGRATQVAATNDTDLVTALLAGQTDEDGKPLTIEEAATKVLPDVQGAFSLVFMDEHTLYAARDPQGIRPLVLGRLERGWVVASETAALDICGASFVREVEPGELVAIDENGLRTSRFAEARPKGCVFEYVYLARPDTDIAGRNVYLSRVEMGRRLAAEAPVEADLVIPTPESGTPAAVGYAEASGIPYGTGLVKNSYVGRTFIQPSQTIRQLGIRLKLNPLRDVIQGKRLVVVDDSIVRGNTQRALVRMLREAGAAEVHVRISSPPVKWPCFFGIDFATRAELIANGMSVEEIGKSLGADSLAYISLDGMIEATTIAKPNLCRACFDGEYPMPLPDPELLGKQLLETELAGGTDAADALRRP, translated from the coding sequence GTGCCTCGTGGTGACGGACGACTCAACCACGACCTGCTCCCCGGTGAGAAGGGCCCCCAGGACGCTTGCGGCGTCTTCGGTGTCTGGGCTCCGGGTGAAGAGGTCGCCAAACTCACCTATTTCGGGCTGTATGCGCTGCAGCACCGTGGACAGGAGTCCGCGGGCATCGCGGTGAGCAACGGCTCCCAGATCCTCGTTTTCAAGGACATGGGACTGGTCTCCCAGGTCTTCGACGAAACCTCCCTGGGTTCCCTCCAGGGACACATCGCGGTCGGACACGCCCGCTACTCCACCACCGGAGCCTCGGTGTGGGAGAACGCCCAGCCGACCTTCAGGGCGACGGCCAACGGCTCGATCGCGCTCGGTCACAACGGCAACCTGGTCAACACGGCCCAGCTCGCCGAGATGGTCGCGGCGCTCCCCCGGGAGAACGGCCGTGCCACCCAGGTCGCGGCGACCAACGACACCGACCTGGTCACGGCCCTGCTGGCGGGCCAGACCGACGAGGACGGCAAGCCGCTGACGATCGAGGAAGCGGCCACCAAGGTCCTCCCGGACGTCCAGGGCGCCTTCTCCCTCGTCTTCATGGACGAACACACCCTCTACGCCGCCCGTGACCCGCAGGGCATCCGCCCGCTGGTCCTGGGGCGTCTGGAGCGCGGCTGGGTGGTGGCCTCCGAGACCGCCGCCCTGGACATCTGCGGCGCCTCCTTCGTACGCGAGGTGGAGCCCGGCGAGCTCGTCGCCATCGACGAGAACGGCCTGCGGACCTCCCGCTTCGCCGAGGCCCGGCCCAAGGGCTGTGTCTTCGAGTACGTCTACCTCGCGCGCCCCGACACCGACATCGCGGGCCGCAACGTCTACCTCTCCCGGGTGGAGATGGGCCGCCGGCTCGCCGCCGAGGCCCCGGTCGAGGCCGACCTGGTGATACCGACCCCGGAGTCCGGCACCCCCGCCGCCGTGGGCTACGCCGAGGCCAGCGGGATCCCGTACGGCACCGGTCTGGTCAAGAACTCCTACGTCGGCCGGACCTTCATCCAGCCGAGCCAGACCATCCGCCAGCTGGGCATCCGCCTCAAGCTCAACCCGCTGCGGGACGTCATCCAGGGCAAGCGCCTGGTCGTCGTGGACGACTCCATCGTCCGCGGCAACACCCAGCGGGCCCTGGTGCGGATGCTGCGCGAGGCCGGCGCGGCCGAGGTGCATGTCCGCATCTCGTCCCCGCCGGTGAAGTGGCCGTGCTTCTTCGGCATCGACTTCGCCACCCGCGCCGAGCTGATCGCCAACGGCATGTCGGTCGAGGAGATCGGCAAGTCGCTGGGCGCGGACTCCCTGGCGTACATCTCGCTCGACGGGATGATCGAGGCGACCACGATCGCCAAGCCGAACCTGTGCCGCGCGTGCTTCGACGGGGAGTACCCCATGCCGCTCCCCGACCCCGAGCTCCTCGGCAAGCAGCTTCTGGAGACCGAGCTGGCCGGTGGCACGGACGCCGCCGACGCCCTCCGTCGCCCGTAA